One region of Cobetia sp. cqz5-12 genomic DNA includes:
- the nosP gene encoding nitric oxide-sensing protein NosP, which produces MDAVPLATAASQLKDPQAAVAELARTLDHGLGSRERLGGVLFFCSADYPLAALGQALAATFGEVAVSGCTTAGEITPEGYARGSITAIGLAHSDFALAQVLIDDLSGFDLPRAQALSDELLARCREQAVAPVMGNSFALTLLDGLSSSEEQVLATLDAALGSIPAFGGSAGDDNRLSHTYVYADGVFHDQAAVVVVVNTRLPFEVISTHHLTPLADKLVVTAVERDSRRVLELNAEPAAEEYARLAGVAPEALEEAVFARCPLAVRIGEAHYVRSIQRVNADASLSFYCAVETGIVLTAMQATPILAQLEQRLAEVEARLGPPALTIGCDCFLRRMEIEALGLEDEASRLLRRHQVIGFNTYGEQHHGMHINQTFTGVVIGQRRLAADGTGGQDGA; this is translated from the coding sequence ATGGATGCCGTGCCACTGGCCACGGCGGCCAGTCAGCTCAAGGATCCGCAGGCGGCGGTGGCTGAGCTTGCCCGAACGCTTGATCATGGGCTGGGAAGTCGTGAGCGGCTTGGCGGGGTGCTGTTCTTCTGCTCGGCGGATTATCCGCTGGCGGCACTGGGCCAGGCGCTGGCCGCCACCTTCGGTGAGGTAGCGGTGAGCGGCTGTACCACCGCCGGCGAGATCACGCCCGAGGGCTATGCGCGCGGCTCCATCACTGCCATCGGCCTGGCGCACAGTGACTTTGCGCTGGCGCAGGTGCTGATCGATGATCTGAGCGGTTTTGATCTTCCGCGCGCCCAGGCGCTGAGTGACGAGCTGCTGGCGCGCTGTCGCGAACAGGCCGTGGCACCGGTGATGGGTAACAGCTTCGCGCTGACGTTGCTCGACGGCCTCTCGAGCAGTGAGGAGCAGGTACTGGCGACGCTGGATGCGGCGCTGGGCAGCATTCCCGCCTTCGGTGGCTCCGCCGGGGATGACAATCGTCTGTCGCACACCTATGTCTACGCCGATGGCGTCTTCCATGATCAGGCGGCGGTCGTGGTGGTGGTCAACACGCGGCTGCCGTTCGAGGTCATCAGCACCCATCACCTCACACCGCTGGCCGACAAGCTGGTGGTGACGGCGGTGGAGCGTGATTCACGCCGCGTGCTGGAGCTGAATGCCGAGCCCGCCGCCGAGGAGTACGCCAGGCTGGCAGGCGTTGCGCCCGAAGCGCTGGAGGAGGCAGTCTTCGCGCGTTGTCCGCTGGCGGTGCGCATCGGTGAGGCGCATTACGTGCGTTCCATCCAGCGCGTGAATGCCGATGCCAGCCTGAGTTTCTACTGTGCGGTGGAGACCGGCATCGTGCTCACCGCCATGCAGGCCACGCCGATTCTCGCGCAGCTCGAGCAGCGACTGGCCGAGGTGGAGGCGCGACTGGGGCCGCCCGCGCTGACCATCGGCTGTGACTGCTTCCTGCGGCGCATGGAGATCGAGGCGCTGGGGCTGGAGGATGAGGCCTCGCGTCTTCTCAGGCGTCATCAGGTGATCGGCTTCAATACCTACGGTGAGCAGCATCACGGCATGCACATCAACCAGACCTTCACCGGCGTGGTGATCGGCCAGCGCCGCCTCGCAGCCGATGGCACGGGAGGGCAGGATGGCGCCTGA
- the recD gene encoding exodeoxyribonuclease V subunit alpha, with the protein MSDATPLKTQQHSAAPDAPTAETLLATLGLWVELGWLRRVDAHLVRFMARHVPEAPASVLLAAALASHQLGRGHVCLSLSRALAEPRATLSLPPLEQSEAHLAEVSVTLPEAFLADLDAGRWAEQLAASRLVSVLAQADSPAGHLPLRPLVLVGERLYLRRYWQAEREVAAGLRARMGPSEEGETRVSDALGERLRELFASNQPDPHGAPDWQKLACALALRQRLTVISGGPGTGKTTTVTRLLALLQAQALSGGAGGVQVESGVVGSVGSDETGHPHERRALDIRLVAPTGKAAARLSESIRGAVAKLEVPDEVRAAIPREASTVHRLLGARPDSRHFRHHAGNPLALDLLVVDEASMVDLDLMAALLGALPAHARLILLGDKDQLASVEAGAVLGDLCEHALPPRYSPALCDDLTRLTGETLEQAIAAPDGQDLEETSATRGRLADHVVVLQKSYRFSADSGIGALARASNAGDRQALRAAWKTGYSDIAWLKLSGPEDRDLEKLVVNGYRPALEAVRERRPAREVIDLLLEFQLLCALRRGPYGVDGLNQRVARVLMRRGLIAEERGWYAGRPVMVTRNDRALGLYNGDVGITLPDPAAGGRLRVFFPVEEEAVLDGEREAQDTDIQRFHRGVRAVLPSRLEAVETVFAMTVHKSQGSEFRHVVFVLPEGANPILTRELVYTGITRAKSRVTLAGTRRETLEGAIERRVVRASGLVL; encoded by the coding sequence ATGTCTGACGCCACGCCTTTGAAAACGCAGCAGCACAGCGCTGCCCCTGACGCCCCGACTGCCGAGACCCTGCTCGCGACGCTCGGCCTGTGGGTGGAGCTGGGCTGGCTCAGGCGAGTCGATGCCCATCTGGTGCGCTTCATGGCGCGTCATGTACCGGAGGCCCCGGCCAGCGTGCTGCTGGCGGCTGCGCTTGCCAGCCACCAGCTGGGGCGCGGACATGTGTGCCTGTCGCTGTCGCGGGCGCTGGCCGAGCCACGCGCGACCCTGTCGCTGCCACCGCTGGAGCAGTCCGAGGCGCATCTTGCCGAGGTCAGCGTGACCCTGCCGGAAGCCTTCCTGGCGGATCTCGATGCCGGCCGCTGGGCCGAGCAGCTGGCGGCATCGCGGCTGGTCAGCGTGCTGGCGCAGGCCGATTCCCCGGCAGGCCATCTGCCGCTGCGCCCGCTGGTGCTGGTGGGCGAGCGCCTCTATCTGCGCCGTTACTGGCAGGCCGAGCGTGAAGTCGCGGCAGGGCTGCGTGCGCGGATGGGGCCGAGCGAGGAGGGCGAGACGCGGGTCAGTGATGCGCTGGGCGAGCGCCTGCGTGAGCTGTTCGCCAGCAATCAGCCGGACCCCCACGGCGCGCCGGACTGGCAGAAGCTGGCCTGCGCCCTGGCGCTGCGTCAGCGCCTGACGGTGATCTCCGGCGGTCCCGGTACCGGCAAGACCACCACCGTCACGCGCCTCTTGGCACTGTTGCAGGCGCAGGCGCTCTCTGGTGGAGCTGGCGGTGTGCAGGTGGAGAGCGGTGTGGTAGGCAGTGTCGGGAGCGATGAGACAGGCCATCCGCATGAACGGCGGGCGCTGGATATCCGACTGGTCGCCCCGACCGGCAAGGCGGCGGCGCGGCTGTCGGAGTCGATCCGCGGCGCGGTGGCGAAGCTCGAGGTGCCAGACGAGGTGCGCGCGGCCATCCCGCGTGAGGCAAGCACCGTGCACCGCCTGCTGGGCGCGCGTCCGGATTCGCGCCACTTCCGCCATCACGCTGGCAACCCGCTGGCGCTGGATCTGCTGGTGGTAGATGAAGCCTCGATGGTCGATCTCGACCTGATGGCGGCACTGCTCGGCGCGCTGCCTGCCCACGCCCGCCTGATTCTGCTCGGCGACAAGGACCAGCTGGCCTCGGTGGAAGCCGGCGCCGTGCTGGGCGATCTCTGTGAGCATGCGCTGCCGCCGCGCTACTCACCGGCGCTGTGTGACGATCTCACCCGCCTGACCGGCGAGACGCTGGAGCAGGCCATCGCCGCGCCTGATGGCCAGGACCTGGAGGAAACCTCAGCGACGCGCGGCCGACTCGCCGATCATGTGGTGGTGCTGCAGAAGAGTTATCGCTTCTCTGCCGACAGTGGTATCGGCGCCTTGGCACGTGCCAGCAACGCGGGGGATCGTCAGGCGCTGCGCGCCGCCTGGAAGACAGGCTACAGCGATATCGCCTGGCTCAAGCTCAGTGGCCCGGAGGACCGCGATCTCGAGAAGCTGGTAGTCAACGGCTACCGCCCGGCGCTGGAGGCCGTGCGTGAGCGACGTCCGGCGCGTGAGGTGATCGATCTGCTGCTCGAGTTCCAGCTGCTGTGCGCGCTGCGCCGTGGCCCCTACGGCGTCGATGGCCTCAACCAGCGGGTGGCGCGGGTGCTGATGCGCCGTGGCCTGATCGCCGAGGAACGCGGCTGGTACGCCGGGCGTCCGGTGATGGTGACGCGCAATGATCGCGCGCTGGGGCTCTACAACGGCGATGTCGGCATCACCCTGCCGGACCCCGCCGCCGGGGGACGCCTGCGCGTGTTCTTCCCGGTCGAGGAAGAGGCGGTGTTAGACGGCGAGCGCGAGGCGCAGGACACCGACATCCAGCGCTTCCACCGTGGCGTGCGCGCGGTGTTGCCGTCACGCCTCGAGGCGGTGGAGACGGTCTTTGCGATGACGGTCCACAAGTCGCAGGGTTCCGAGTTCCGCCATGTGGTATTCGTGTTGCCTGAGGGCGCCAACCCGATTCTGACCCGCGAGCTGGTCTACACCGGCATCACGCGGGCCAAGTCGCGGGTCACGCTGGCGGGCACCCGCCGCGAGACGCTGGAAGGCGCCATTGAACGACGCGTGGTGAGAGCCAGCGGGCTGGTGCTTTAG
- the recB gene encoding exodeoxyribonuclease V subunit beta: MSDTRMEGMRGVESDLRSGVRSGIAQDKEAAMSDEMDQVVQGQALDIPTLPLLGQHLIEASAGTGKTFTLAALYVRLVLGPLSGQAASVSYPRPLTPPEILVVTFTEAATAELRDRIRARLKQAREALLERASPDPVLAELLAPLLTPSPAEDASRLKAAAARRLDQAARLMDDAAIFTIHGFCQRMLSRHAFDAGGRFGAELLQDGQSLLTRCVEDYWRCEFYPLAREWQALIRGRWAGPEALGEELRGLLRDGTPRPLYRDGECLEAPHDLSELLGNAEQWRQQQEAARRAVEESFDEPAIRDVMSEAFASKALNGNSYKEAELEPRLAATAAWLASGEHDFAADMLDSKKLCWLSQAKLEKGTKKNCQTPRHPFFAALDLLAEVPAPDAVLLDQVAVHARDSVARALICEKRRLGLWEFSDLLNDLDHALDPTLNGEASQRLARQIRQELPVAMIDEFQDTDPVQYRIFRRIYPQTAGDGPTDDDDFSSDAVNGNADEAPSTLLMIGDPKQAIYAFRGADIDTYLAARKVTSSRFTLPRNFRSSAAMVSAVNALFAQHQAPFGSEDIPFQPVEAQGTRTRLVLRHPDGREEAACALNLWWASGERLSADDHRRAMSRACRTQIQTLLEGQQRLAAGEPGLVFMDEGDATPRGVAASDIAVLVRNGREAAAVRGALAEGGIRSVYLSEKSSVFDTPEAFELLQLFEAVAHPRDDRRLRAALATRLLADDLSLVERLAVDELAWEREVERFDGYHRDWQRRGVLPMLRGVMRDFRVGERLAARAGGERALTDVLHLGELAQNAAQRLDGEQALLRWWHQALESGHEALDSDSLSQRLESDEGLVRVVTIHKSKGLEYPIVLLPFMASFRAAEPDRNFGLLTLKQRWLASADVGGDDQGGADEEDDNEEVSARRVDQENDALDDSILVKKPSREAIAAADHARLMEDVRLLYVALTRPKFACWLGLAPIGKGGFSKQLSLPSTAVGYLLGLSDTPDIEASAIEAALHGWCDQQSAGLARVSGLPAPAGHEYQPPAERDQHFHGARHFAGGIEDDWWIASYTALLTDARQVTAALEDTADAADDRVPEGATEIALEEGEQGLTRPDREVAGQSGPLLAGGLPMTVGEIHLHDFPRGPRPGTFLHGLLEAVDLDRLGADDYRGELERLVGSRLHFGGFDASWQPRLTDWLEQALTRPLQGFEGEPILLNRLEAWLPELEFWLPAVHARSLPLDAVVTALEPLPRSRPRLAPRRMHGMLKGFIDLTFQSGGRWYVLDWKSNYLGERPEDYLGESLARAMVEHRYDLQYVLYTLALHRLLKARLGEDYDYERCMGGVLYVFLRGLDAGGDSPALAVDEATATPGQPFEETATSGRPLEGTATPGVATPGVFQRRPSQALIEALDLWLGGDSSALDSLLLHTTDTSPLTQSGQQGAFDV; the protein is encoded by the coding sequence ATGAGCGATACCAGAATGGAAGGCATGCGCGGTGTGGAGAGTGACCTGAGGAGCGGCGTGAGGAGTGGCATCGCTCAGGACAAGGAAGCGGCAATGAGTGACGAGATGGATCAAGTCGTGCAGGGCCAGGCCCTCGATATACCGACGCTGCCCCTGCTCGGTCAGCATCTGATCGAGGCGAGTGCCGGCACCGGCAAGACCTTCACCCTCGCCGCGCTCTACGTGCGGCTGGTGCTCGGGCCCTTGTCCGGGCAGGCGGCCAGCGTGAGCTATCCGCGTCCGCTGACGCCGCCGGAGATTCTGGTGGTGACCTTCACCGAAGCCGCCACCGCAGAGCTGCGTGACCGCATTCGTGCGCGCCTCAAGCAGGCGCGTGAGGCGCTGCTGGAGCGTGCCAGTCCTGATCCGGTGCTGGCCGAGTTGCTCGCGCCGCTGCTGACACCCTCACCTGCCGAGGACGCATCGCGCCTCAAGGCCGCGGCGGCGCGGCGCCTCGATCAGGCCGCACGCCTGATGGATGACGCCGCCATCTTCACCATCCACGGCTTTTGTCAGCGCATGCTCAGTCGGCATGCCTTCGATGCCGGCGGACGCTTCGGTGCCGAGCTGCTACAGGACGGCCAGTCACTGCTGACACGTTGCGTCGAGGATTACTGGCGCTGCGAGTTCTATCCGCTGGCCCGCGAGTGGCAGGCCTTGATCCGTGGGCGCTGGGCCGGCCCGGAAGCACTGGGAGAGGAGCTGCGCGGCCTGTTGCGTGACGGCACGCCACGCCCGCTGTATCGCGACGGTGAATGTCTTGAGGCCCCGCATGACCTGAGCGAGCTGCTCGGCAATGCCGAACAGTGGCGTCAGCAACAGGAGGCCGCCCGTCGCGCCGTCGAGGAAAGCTTCGATGAGCCGGCCATCCGCGACGTGATGAGCGAGGCCTTCGCCAGCAAGGCGCTCAACGGCAACAGCTACAAGGAGGCCGAACTCGAGCCTCGCCTGGCGGCGACGGCCGCCTGGCTGGCCAGCGGCGAGCACGACTTCGCCGCCGACATGCTCGACAGCAAGAAGCTGTGCTGGCTGAGTCAGGCCAAGCTCGAGAAGGGCACCAAGAAGAATTGCCAGACGCCGCGTCACCCCTTCTTCGCGGCGCTGGACCTGCTGGCCGAGGTACCGGCACCGGACGCCGTGCTGCTGGATCAGGTCGCCGTGCACGCGCGTGACAGCGTCGCCCGCGCCCTGATCTGTGAGAAGCGCCGCCTCGGGCTGTGGGAATTCTCGGACCTGCTCAATGATCTCGATCACGCGCTGGACCCGACGCTCAATGGTGAGGCCAGCCAGCGTCTGGCGCGCCAGATTCGTCAGGAGCTGCCGGTGGCGATGATCGACGAATTCCAGGACACCGACCCGGTCCAGTACCGCATCTTCCGGCGCATCTATCCGCAGACCGCGGGCGATGGCCCGACCGACGACGATGACTTCAGCAGTGATGCTGTCAATGGCAATGCTGACGAGGCGCCCAGCACGCTGTTGATGATCGGTGATCCCAAGCAGGCCATCTATGCCTTCCGCGGCGCCGATATCGACACCTATCTGGCGGCGCGCAAGGTCACCAGTTCGCGCTTCACCCTGCCGCGCAACTTCCGCTCCAGCGCCGCGATGGTATCCGCGGTGAATGCGCTGTTCGCCCAGCATCAGGCGCCCTTCGGCAGTGAGGACATCCCCTTCCAGCCGGTCGAGGCCCAGGGCACGCGCACTCGACTGGTGCTGCGTCATCCGGATGGCCGCGAAGAGGCCGCCTGTGCGCTGAATCTGTGGTGGGCCAGCGGTGAGCGCCTGAGCGCCGATGACCACCGTCGCGCCATGAGTCGCGCCTGCCGCACCCAGATCCAGACACTGCTTGAGGGCCAACAACGCCTGGCGGCGGGCGAGCCGGGGTTGGTGTTCATGGATGAAGGGGATGCGACGCCGCGTGGCGTGGCCGCCAGCGATATCGCGGTGCTGGTGCGCAATGGGCGCGAGGCTGCAGCGGTGCGTGGGGCGCTTGCCGAAGGCGGTATCCGCAGCGTCTATCTGAGCGAGAAGAGCTCGGTGTTCGATACGCCGGAGGCCTTCGAGTTGCTGCAGTTGTTCGAGGCCGTGGCCCATCCGCGGGATGACCGCCGTCTGCGCGCGGCGCTGGCGACGCGCCTGTTGGCGGATGACCTCTCGCTGGTCGAGCGCCTCGCGGTGGATGAGCTGGCCTGGGAGCGCGAGGTCGAGCGCTTCGATGGCTATCACCGTGACTGGCAGCGGCGCGGCGTGCTGCCGATGCTGCGCGGCGTGATGCGTGACTTCCGGGTCGGTGAGCGGTTGGCGGCGCGCGCCGGGGGTGAGCGCGCTCTGACGGACGTGCTGCACCTTGGCGAGCTGGCCCAGAATGCCGCCCAGCGCCTCGATGGCGAGCAGGCGCTGCTGCGCTGGTGGCATCAGGCGCTGGAGTCGGGCCATGAAGCGCTGGACAGCGACAGCCTCAGTCAGCGACTGGAAAGTGATGAGGGGCTGGTACGCGTCGTCACCATCCACAAGTCCAAGGGGCTTGAGTATCCCATCGTGCTGCTGCCATTCATGGCCAGCTTCCGCGCCGCCGAGCCGGACAGGAATTTCGGCCTGCTAACCCTCAAGCAGCGCTGGCTGGCTTCGGCTGACGTGGGAGGTGATGACCAAGGAGGCGCTGACGAGGAAGACGATAACGAGGAAGTGTCTGCTCGGAGAGTCGATCAGGAGAATGACGCGCTCGATGACAGCATCCTGGTCAAGAAGCCCTCCAGGGAGGCCATCGCGGCGGCCGACCATGCACGCCTGATGGAAGATGTGCGTCTGCTCTACGTGGCGCTGACACGGCCCAAGTTCGCCTGCTGGCTGGGACTGGCGCCCATCGGCAAGGGCGGTTTCAGCAAGCAGCTGAGCCTGCCGTCCACCGCTGTCGGCTACCTGCTCGGCCTGAGTGATACCCCGGACATCGAGGCCAGCGCCATCGAGGCCGCGCTGCACGGCTGGTGTGATCAGCAGTCTGCCGGCCTGGCGCGCGTTTCCGGCCTGCCCGCGCCAGCGGGCCATGAATATCAGCCCCCGGCGGAGCGCGATCAGCACTTCCACGGCGCGCGCCACTTCGCGGGCGGCATCGAGGATGACTGGTGGATCGCCTCCTACACCGCCTTGCTCACCGATGCCCGTCAGGTGACGGCGGCACTGGAAGACACCGCCGATGCCGCGGATGACCGCGTGCCCGAGGGCGCTACCGAGATCGCGCTGGAAGAAGGCGAGCAGGGCCTGACGCGCCCGGACCGCGAGGTGGCGGGCCAGTCCGGCCCGCTGCTGGCTGGCGGACTGCCGATGACGGTGGGCGAGATCCACCTGCATGACTTCCCGCGCGGACCGCGCCCGGGGACCTTCCTGCACGGCCTGCTGGAGGCGGTGGATCTCGATCGTCTCGGCGCGGATGACTATCGCGGCGAGCTTGAGCGGCTGGTGGGCTCGCGGCTGCATTTCGGTGGCTTCGATGCCAGCTGGCAACCGCGCCTCACCGACTGGCTGGAGCAGGCGCTGACCCGCCCGCTGCAGGGCTTCGAGGGCGAGCCTATCCTGCTCAACCGGCTGGAGGCCTGGCTGCCGGAGCTGGAATTCTGGCTGCCCGCTGTCCATGCGCGCAGTCTGCCGCTGGATGCCGTGGTCACCGCGCTGGAGCCGTTGCCGCGCTCGCGGCCCAGGCTCGCGCCACGCCGCATGCACGGCATGCTCAAGGGCTTCATCGATCTGACCTTCCAGTCCGGCGGGCGCTGGTACGTGCTGGACTGGAAATCCAACTATCTGGGCGAGCGCCCCGAGGATTATCTTGGCGAGTCGCTGGCCCGCGCCATGGTCGAGCACCGTTACGACCTGCAGTACGTGCTTTATACCCTCGCGCTGCACCGTCTGCTCAAGGCGCGCCTCGGTGAGGACTACGATTACGAGCGCTGCATGGGCGGGGTGCTGTATGTCTTCCTGCGTGGCCTGGATGCCGGCGGTGATTCACCCGCGCTTGCGGTGGATGAAGCCACGGCGACGCCCGGCCAGCCCTTTGAAGAGACAGCGACGTCCGGCCGGCCCCTTGAAGGGACAGCGACGCCCGGCGTGGCGACGCCCGGCGTCTTCCAGCGCAGACCATCACAGGCGCTGATCGAGGCGCTGGATCTCTGGCTGGGCGGTGACAGCTCCGCATTGGACAGCCTGCTCCTTCACACCACCGACACCTCGCCACTCACGCAAAGCGGCCAGCAGGGGGCCTTCGATGTCTGA
- a CDS encoding ATP-binding response regulator, translated as MAPDTPLTDSRKDGLSAELAALKARNRQLEKINAALIERVESSSPSPSGPYAAFEHAVLLADQVRERTDALHRTLDELGALNRRLTAAKAAAEAANHSKTRFLAAISHDLLQPLNAARLFASALEEQLARLALDDSTSGVSSPGELVARLGRSLADVESLLGTLVDISRLDAGVLTADVAVFPVRELLDVLAEEYRQLGAARGLELHYVASHLSVESDLQLLARVIRNFLSNALRHVPDGSTRGRVLLGCRRRGDWLEITVADNGPGIAEHQREVVFQEFRRLAPRQDNEQRGLGLGLAIVKRITGLLEHPLSLTSTPGRGAAFAVRVPIRQPANVVMAAADASSPGQPCASPLAPPLLDTVIWVIEDDEDVCAGMRSLLEGWGASVHCAGDAEVLLQQALAAPQVLIVDHQLGDGQPDGLAQALRLRERWPGLPVVVISADHSAPLKARARALGFGFLLKPVKPLRLRQLLVNHR; from the coding sequence ATGGCGCCTGATACGCCGCTGACAGATTCCCGAAAGGACGGCCTGAGCGCTGAACTCGCCGCCCTCAAGGCGCGCAATCGCCAGCTGGAGAAGATCAACGCTGCCCTGATCGAGCGGGTCGAATCCAGCAGCCCCTCGCCGAGCGGGCCCTACGCCGCCTTCGAGCACGCCGTCCTGCTGGCGGATCAGGTACGCGAGCGCACCGATGCCCTGCACCGCACCCTCGATGAACTGGGGGCGCTCAATCGACGCCTCACCGCCGCCAAGGCCGCCGCCGAGGCGGCCAATCACTCCAAGACCCGCTTTCTCGCCGCCATCAGCCATGATCTGCTGCAACCCCTGAATGCGGCGCGGCTGTTCGCCAGCGCCCTGGAAGAGCAACTGGCGAGGCTGGCGCTGGATGATTCCACGTCGGGTGTCTCCTCGCCGGGGGAGCTGGTGGCGCGGTTGGGGCGCTCGCTGGCAGATGTCGAGAGTCTGCTGGGCACCCTGGTCGATATCTCGCGGCTGGATGCCGGCGTGCTGACGGCGGATGTCGCCGTCTTCCCGGTGCGGGAGCTGCTGGATGTGCTCGCCGAGGAATACCGCCAGCTGGGCGCTGCCCGTGGGCTCGAGCTGCATTACGTGGCCAGTCACCTGAGCGTCGAGTCGGACCTGCAGCTGCTGGCGCGCGTGATACGTAATTTCCTGAGCAATGCGCTGCGTCATGTGCCGGATGGCTCGACGCGCGGACGCGTGCTGCTGGGGTGTCGACGCCGCGGTGACTGGCTGGAGATTACCGTGGCCGACAACGGCCCCGGTATCGCCGAGCATCAGCGGGAGGTGGTCTTCCAGGAGTTCCGGCGCTTGGCGCCGCGCCAGGACAACGAGCAGCGCGGCCTCGGGCTGGGTCTGGCGATCGTCAAGCGCATCACTGGCCTGCTTGAGCATCCCCTGTCGCTGACCAGCACCCCGGGGCGCGGCGCCGCCTTCGCGGTGCGCGTGCCGATTCGACAGCCTGCCAATGTGGTGATGGCTGCGGCTGACGCTTCATCCCCTGGACAGCCCTGCGCGTCACCGCTGGCGCCACCGCTGCTCGATACCGTTATCTGGGTGATCGAGGATGACGAGGATGTCTGCGCCGGCATGCGCTCCTTGCTGGAGGGGTGGGGCGCGAGCGTCCACTGCGCCGGTGATGCCGAAGTGCTGCTGCAGCAGGCGCTGGCCGCGCCGCAGGTCTTGATCGTCGATCATCAACTGGGTGATGGGCAGCCCGATGGCCTGGCGCAGGCGTTGCGGCTACGTGAGCGTTGGCCGGGCCTGCCGGTGGTGGTGATCAGCGCGGACCACTCGGCACCGCTCAAGGCCAGGGCACGCGCGCTGGGCTTCGGGTTCCTGCTCAAGCCAGTCAAGCCGTTGCGTCTGCGTCAGCTGTTGGTCAATCATCGCTGA